In Triticum aestivum cultivar Chinese Spring unplaced genomic scaffold, IWGSC CS RefSeq v2.1 scaffold196282, whole genome shotgun sequence, the genomic stretch TGGCTAGCCCGGTTAGCAATTTCATACCTGGAAATTGATatatgcaaaaaacaaaatagtgccATAATCTATTCTAAAAAAACGTGTCATATAGTAGCACGTAAGTGAATCAATTTATGGTTGGATGATTAGAGGGACATTGCTATCCCGAGCTCACCAGAGTTCAAGTCCTGGTCCTCGcgttattcctgaatttatttaaGGATTTTCAACGATGCGCTTTCAGTGAGAAGAGACATTCTCGTCAACGACGAGACGTCTACGGCGACCTCGTAAATCTAAAAATCATATTCCGGCTCAGTCtttgctcataggggtagggtgtgcgtgtgtgcattcgtGGGGGTGCATGTATCCGCGTAGGTATAAACGCTTGCGTCTGTTAAAAAATGCTATCACGTAAAAAAACAACTAGGCATCTCGATCATTTAGGGCTTATCAGtgttaaaaaaaagaaagaatagatcTCCGATGATCCATAGCTAGCACGGCACGTGTATATTAAACCCATAGCAGCATACCGAGATCGAAAAGGACGAAGATGCCGAGGAACATCCCCCGCCGCCTCCTACTCTGCACCAATAATCTCCATTGCCGTCTGGGGGCAGTACAGCGACGATTCTTCTCCCACTCCGACCACGTCAAACGGCCACCACCATCACCGCCAGAGGCCCCGCCGTGGCACCACGACCCGCGGAAGGTGGCCGCGGCGACGGCCCTAGCGACGGGCGTGGCCGCAATCGCTGTGCGCCTCAAGTACGGCGAGAGGGCGCCCTTCAGCGGCCGCACCCATCTGGCGCTGTTCTCCCACGAAGAGGCGCGCGAGCGCGACGAGGCCGAATTTGCCAAGTTCAAGAAAGAGCACGCCTCCAGGATCCTCGGCCCACGCCATCCCGACACCGTCCGTGTCCGCGGCATCGCCCTCGACATGGTCCGCgctgcccaccatggcctcgccgtCAGGCAGCTGCACGTCGCCAAGCAGGCCAAGCCGCGCTCCGATGAGCTGCAGTGGATGGATGGGCTCCACTGGGAGGTAATCGTCGTCAGAGACGACGAGATCAATGGAGACTCCTTCCTGCGTGACGGAAAGAAGGGTGCAGAGACCTTCGCCGGTGCCGGAAAAATCGTAGTCTACACTGCATTACTCCACCCCCAAAGGAGTGAGGCCGAGATCGCCTTCACGCTCGCGCATGAGGTAGCCACACATATAACTTCCTACAAATTAAAGTGCTTAATTAGTCAAACTTATTTTAACTGTTATTGTATTTTCACTGGTAGTGCAAATTCCTCCAAAAAAT encodes the following:
- the LOC123172738 gene encoding mitochondrial metalloendopeptidase OMA1-like → MPRNIPRRLLLCTNNLHCRLGAVQRRFFSHSDHVKRPPPSPPEAPPWHHDPRKVAAATALATGVAAIAVRLKYGERAPFSGRTHLALFSHEEARERDEAEFAKFKKEHASRILGPRHPDTVRVRGIALDMVRAAHHGLAVRQLHVAKQAKPRSDELQWMDGLHWEVIVVRDDEINGDSFLRDGKKGAETFAGAGKIVVYTALLHPQRSEAEIAFTLAHEVGHVIARHSSGIIHWLSSIIEKVPILFLLVLPFMFPVFAPFKRRCELEADHIGILLLAAAGVDPVIAVQVMQENAMLRGESTLQECLSYFKFQSSAKKRWQFLSQPKVFLEALELYKQVTSHAQG